A single genomic interval of Juglans regia cultivar Chandler chromosome 1, Walnut 2.0, whole genome shotgun sequence harbors:
- the LOC108995987 gene encoding protein NPGR2-like: MRSKNRIGKRRGRELGRKLGKIVKCICSGEQFNAVDEMAPSSESLAIKNYSESADSLKAVEVEKKLDTGNIEEAESSLRESGCLNYEEARALLGRYEYQKGNIEAALHVFEGIDIAVVTPKIKVALARKGEHHKRRSQNFASPPMSIHAVSLLSEAIFLKAKSLQGLGRFKEAAQSCKVILDIVESSLPGGLPENFGADCKLQETLNKAVELLPELWKLADSPHEAILSYRQALLHHWNLDAVTAAKIQKEFAIFLLYSGGEASPPNLRSQMDSSFIPRNNIEEAILLLMILLRKVSLKRIEWDPSILDHLSFALSVAGDLRALANQVEELPPGIINRKDRYLTLALCYCGAGEDLVAINLLRKLLNGSEDPKCLPALLLASKICGENPNLAEEGISFACRALESLDCGCNQLESIANFLLGVSLSAHSKSAVADSDRATRQSETVQALETAGKMTRMNDPNILYHLSLENADQRKLDAALYYAKRLLKLEGSCNIHGWLLLARILSAKKQFIEAETVINAALDETGKWDQGELLRTKAKLQIAQGQLKIAIDTYTQLLAILQVQRKSFGSGKKLIKSCKTPAKSLEVEVWHDLAYLYISLSQWRDAEICLSKSKAICSYCASRCHATGVLYEAKGLYKEALKAFADGLEIDPTHVPSLISIAVVLRQLGNPSHAVVRSFLMNALQLDRMNHSAWYNLGLLYKAEGTASSLLEATEYFEAATLLEESAPIEPFR, encoded by the exons ATGAGGAGTAAGAATAGGATTGGAAAGCGGAGGGGCAGAGAACTTGGGCGGAAACTTGGCAAGATTGTGAAGTGTATCTGCTCCGGGGAGCAGTTTAACGCAGTGGATGAAATGGCTCCTTCATCAGAATCACTTGCAATCAAGAATTATTCAGAAAGTGCGGATTCTTTAAAAGCTGTTGAGGTTGAAAAGAAGCTGGATACTGGGAACATAGAGGAAGCTGAGTCATCTCTGCGTGAGAGTGGTTGTTTGAATTATGAG GAAGCAAGAGCATTATTAGGAAGATATGAGTATCAAAAAGGCAATATAGAAGCTGCATTACATGTATTTGAAGGAATAGATATTGCTGTGGTAACTCCTAAGATAAAAGTCGCCCTTGCTAGAAAAGGTGAACATCATAAGAGGCGTTCTCAAAATTTTGCTAGCCCACCTATGTCTATACATGCTGTCAGCTTACTCTCGGAAGCAATCTTTCTCAAAGCAAAATCATTGCAGGGTCTTGGGAGGTTTAAAG AAGCTGCTCAATCTTGCAAAGTTATTCTGGACATAGTTGAGTCCTCATTACCCGGAGGCTTGCCTGAAAACTTTGGTGCTGATTGTAAATTGCAGGAGACTCTAAACAAAGCTGTTGAGTTGCTTCCAGAATTATGGAAACTTGCTGATTCTCCACATGAAGCAATCTTGTCATACCGACAGGCGCTCCTGCATCATTGGAATCTTGATGCAGTAACAGCAGCAAAGATCCAAAAAGAGTTTGCCATATTTCTTCTGTACAGTGGAGGTGAAGCAAGTCCTCCAAATCTCCGCTCCCAAATGGACAGTTCATTCATACCCAGGAATAATATAGAAGAGGCTATACTTCTATTGATGATACTATTAAGAAAAGTTTCCCTCAAGAGAATTGAGTGGGATCCATCAATCCTGGATCACCTTTCATTTGCTCTATCTGTGGCAGGGGATTTGAGGGCTTTAGCTAATCAAGTAGAAGAACTGCCTCCTGGAATCATCAATCGGAAAGATAGGTACCTTACTCTAGCTCTGTGTTACTGTGGAGCAGGGGAGGACTTGGTTGCTATTAATCTACTTAGAAAATTGTTGAATGGCAGTGAGGATCCAAAATGTCTTCCCGCTCTATTATTGGCATCAAAGATTTGTGGGGAAAACCCGAATCTTGCTGAGGAAGGGATAAGTTTTGCTTGCAGAGCCTTGGAAAGTTTGGATTGTGGATGCAATCAATTGGAAAGTATTGCCAATTTTCTATTGGGTGTCTCACTTTCAGCGCATTCAAAATCAGCTGTTGCTGATTCAGACAGGGCCACAAGGCAGTCTGAGACAGTTCAGGCCCTTGAAACTGCTGGGAAAATGACAAGAATGAATGACCCCAATATTCTTTACCATCTCAGCCTAGAAAATGCCGACCAGAGGAAGTTAGATGCTGCACTTTATTATGCAAAGCGTTTGCTGAAATTGGAAGGTAGCTGTAATATTCATGGGTGGTTATTATTGGCCCGGATATTGTCAGCTAAGAAACAGTTTATTGAGGCGGAAACTGTCATTAATGCTGCACTGGATGAGACTGGAAAATGGGATCAGGGAGAGCTGTTGCGGACTAAAGCTAAACTTCAAATAGCACAGGGTCAGTTAAAAATTGCCATTGACACTTATACTCAGCTTCTTGCCATTCTTCAAGTTCAGCGCAAAAGCTTTGGTTCTGGGAAGAAACTTATCAAG AGCTGCAAAACTCCTGCTAAGAGTTTGGAAGTGGAAGTATGGCATGATCTTGCTTATCTCTACATAAGCCTGTCGCAATGGCGTGATGCTGAGATTTGTCTTTCAAAATCTAAGGCCATCTGTTCTTACTGTGCTTCTAGATGTCATGCCACAG GTGTGCTTTATGAAGCAAAAGGACTTTACAAAGAAGCTCTAAAAGCTTTTGCGGATGGTTTGGAAATTGATCCCACCCATGTCCCAAGCTTGATCTCCATAGCTGTGGTTCTCAGGCAGCTCGGTAACCCATCACATGCAGTTGTGAGAAGCTTTCTGATGAATGCACTACAACTTGACAGAATGAATCATTCTGCATGGTATAATCTCGGTTTACTCTATAAAGCTGAGGGCACTGCATCATCGTTACTAGAAGCTACTGAATATTTTGAGGCTGCCACTCTTCTTGAGGAGTCTGCCCCAATTGAACCCTTCCGATGA